A region of Rhodamnia argentea isolate NSW1041297 chromosome 9, ASM2092103v1, whole genome shotgun sequence DNA encodes the following proteins:
- the LOC115744443 gene encoding 26S proteasome non-ATPase regulatory subunit 13 homolog B-like — MAALQYLDSQRNAHPELAEWYNALEDLYQKKLWHQLTLKLEQFVSHAASQAGDMLIQLYHNFITDFETKINLLKLAHFATIVSRQYKEKEAAISFLEGIIEKLQSTREQRIGEPILYIKLQIAMFKLDNDQKECKKLLEEGKSTLDSMTDIDPSVYASYYWVSSQYHKLRKEYAEFYRSALLYLAYTSVDSLSDSFKQDLAFDLSLSALLGDNIYNFGELLAHPIIKSLVGTKVEWLYYILQAFNTGDLVRYRELCHVHSAALNAQPGLVENEKKLLEKINILCLMEIIFSRPSEDRTIPLCVIAEHTRLSTQDVEHLLMKSLSVHLIEGVIDQVEGTVYVSWVQPRVLGIPQVKSLHDRLDNWLDKVHTALLSVEAETPDLVAA, encoded by the exons ATGGCTGCTCTGCAATACTTGGATTCGCAGCGGAACGCGCATCCGGAGCTGGCGGAGTGGTACAATGCGCTCGAGGATCTGTACCAGAAGAAGCTCTGGCACCAGCTCACTCTCAAGCTCGAGCAGTTCGTCTCTCACGCCGCTTCTCAG GCTGGAGATATGTTGATTCAGTTATATCATAATTTCATCACGGACTTCGAGACTAAAATCAATCTCCTTAAGCTTGCCCATTTCGCTACTATAGTCTCTCGGCAGTATAAAGAGAAAGAAGCTGCCATCAGTTTTCTTGAAGGCATCATAGAGAAACTTCAGTCTACGAGGGAACAGCGTATAGGGGAGCCCATCCTCTACATTAAGTTGCAGATAGCCATGTTCAAGCTGGATAATGAccaaaaagaatgcaaaaagcTTCTTGAAGAGGGGAAGAGTACCCTCGACAGCATGACTGACATTGATCCATCTGTCTATGCCAGCTATTACTGGGTTTCATCACAATACCATAAATTGCGCAAAGAATATGCGGAGTTCTACAGAAGTGCTCTTTTATATTTGGCATACACATCAGTAGATTCACTCTCAGATTCATTTAAGCAG GATTTGGCATTTGATTTGTCCCTTTCTGCCTTGCTGGGAGACAACATCTACAACTTTGGGGAACTGCTAGCTCATCCTATT ATAAAGAGCCTTGTGGGGACAAAGGTTGAGTGGCTATACTATATTCTCCAGGCATTTAACACCGGTGATTTAGTTCGTTATAGGGAACTGTGCCATGTCCACAGTGCTGCTCTGAATGCCCAACCAGGGTTGGTTGAGAATGAGAAGAAGCTGTTGGAAAAGATCAACATTCTGTGCCTTATGGAAATCATCTTCAG TCGACCATCTGAGGATCGAACCATTCCATTGTGCGTTATTGCAGAGCACACAAGACTTTCTACACAGGATGTTGAGCATCTTCTCATGAAGAGTTTGTCT GTTCATCTTATTGAGGGCGTAATCGATCAAGTTGAGGGGACAGTATACGTTTCATGGGTGCAGCCAAGAGTTTTGGGGATTCCGCAGGTCAAATCGCTGCATGACCGTCTGGACAATTGGCTGGACAAAGTACACACAGCCTTGTTATCTGTTGAAGCAGAAACTCCAGATCTTGTCGCTGCATGA
- the LOC115744444 gene encoding protein AE7 translates to MVSDLINANPVVYEKKERRVRSTPSCLDEYAAEPIDQLEIFDHLRDIKDPEHPYSLEELKVITEDAIEVDDSNSYVRVTFTPTVEHCSMATIIGLCLRVKLMRSLPTRYKVDIRIAPGSHATEAAVNKQLNDKERVAAALENPNLVDMVDECLAPTNGLAG, encoded by the exons ATGGTGTCTGACCTAATCAATGCCAATCCCGTGGTGTATGAGAAGAAGGAACGCCGGGTTCGGAGCACGCCGTCATGTCTCGATGAATACGCTGCCGAACCCATCGATCAGCTAGAGATTTTCG ATCATCTCAGAGATATAAAGGACCCGGAACACCCATACTCTTTGGAAGAGCTGAAGGTAATCACCGAAGATGCCATCGAGGTAGATGATTCGAATAGTTATGTCAG GGTCACATTTACTCCAACAGTTGAACATTGCAGTATGGCAACAATAATTGGTTTATGCCTAAGAGTGAAACTTATGAGGAGCTTGCCAACACGATACAAG gTGGATATTAGGATTGCACCTGGTAGTCATGCAACCGAAGCTgcag TAAATAAGCAACTAAATGACAAAGAACGGGTTGCTGCTGCGCTGGAGAACCCTAACCTGGTGGACATGGTCGATGAGTGTTTGGCTCCTACTAATGGCTTAGCAGGATGA